The nucleotide window TAAAGCACTTGAAAGTCGTCGAAGTCGGGCGAAACACCGTGTGCGTCGACGAGGTGTTGCCGGATGCTTCCAGTAAGCACTGCATCGTCTAGCTCTCGCCCTTCTGGAGGGCCTGCCCACCCGACGAGTGGGTCGAGAAGCGCCCTACTGTAACGACGGTGGGCCAACAACCCAACCTTCTCTTGCAAACCGGACCTGTCGGTCGTGTCGCCGGCATCGGATTTGTTCTCTTTGTTATCATCAGATTCGTTTTCTGTAGAGAGGTCTGTCGTGGAGTCGATTGTCAGGTCGAACGTCTCACGATTGCCAGTTGCGACAGAGGCGTGGCGCTGAATAAACCCACCAATCACGAATGCACCAATTAGCGACACCCCGATCGCAACGACTCCAACGTCCTGAACGCTGACGTGTGAAAATCCGTAGATCCCTCCGAGAAGAATCAGCCCGGGAATTAGATTCCCGAGAAGGTCGTATGCGGTCAGACCTCGAAAGTATCGCCCGAAAGTAGACACGTTGGATGTAATCTTACGTTTCTGCGTGTCAACAGTTTCGGTTCTGGTCGAGGAATGATTCTGATACGACACTTCTAGCACAGAGAGTGCACACTCGTCGTGGCACTTAACCACACGACACGCCACTGTACGTGCGTGACAGTAGCACGCGACGCGGCCGGTCCGGCCGCGGCTCTCCGCGCGTTCGCCTCGCAGGTCCACCCGGTGTTCATGCTGCCGCCGTTGGCGGGGTCGGTGTTCGGCGCGGTGCTGGCGGCGGGGACGGTGCCGGACCTGGGCGGGTCGTTCGAGCCGGTCGCGGCCGCGGTCCACGTCGCGGCGATGTTCTTCGCGGTGTACACCGCCCACGTCAAGGACGGCTACGTGGACTTCTACCGCCGCGAGGAAGACGACGACCACCCGTTGTCGGAGTGGGGCTGTCGGGCGGGGCTCGTCGGCGCGGCGGTCGGATTCTTCGCGGCGCTCGCGGGCGTGACGCTGTTGGGCGGCCCGGTCGCGGCCGCGCTCGCGCTGCCGACGTGGGTCGTCGGCTACCTCCACGCCCCGCAGTTGGACACGAATCCGGTGACAGCCACCGGGGGGTACCCGGTCGGGATCGCGCTGTGTATCCTCGGCGGGTACGCCGTCCAGACCGGCGGGCTGGCGGCCGCGCCGGTCGCGTTCGCGGGGGTGTTCCTCGCAGTTCTCACCGGCGTGAAGGTGATCGACGACGCGACGGACTACGAATACGACCGGTCCATCGACAAGCGGACGGTCGCGGTCGTGTTGGGTCGGGAACGGTCGCGTCGGCTGGCGTACGGGCTGATGGGGTTGGGACTGTTCGCCGTCGTCGCGTTCACCGTCGACGGACTGTTCCCGCCGGCGTCACCCGCGGGTGGGCTGGCGTTCGCCGTCGTGGCCGTGCTGGCGGCCGACCGCGACCCGAAGACGGCGACGATGCTGCTCGTCCGCGGGGCGTACCTCCTGTTGGCCGGGCTGGTCGTCGCCGTGTTCTTCCGCCCGCTCGCGGGCGTCCCGTTGCCGGACGTGACCGTCCTCGGACCGTACACCTACCTGGCGACGGAGGTCGTGTTCGGGAGCGCCGCGTTCGCGTTGTTGACGCGGGCGGGGGCCGTGCGGCGCGCCCTGACGACCGTCGCCGCGCTCTACCCGGTCGCGTACCTCTGGGACTGGTACACGCTCACCGTCGGTGTGTTCGCCATCCCGATGCGGACGGGCGTGGAGCTGTTGGGTATCCCGTTGGAGGAACACCTGTTCATGCTGGTGGTGCCGGCGTTCGTCCTCGGGATCCACGAGACGATCTACGGCGACGGTCGGCCAGAACGAGCCACCGACGACGAGCGAGAACGGGGGCCGGAGCCGGAGCCGGACGCTTCGGTGACGGAGACGCTGGACTGACTACCGGGGCGTCCACTCCTCGCAGGCGTCCATGTCCTCCATCACCTCGTCGTGGTAGCCGCAGTACGGCTGCATCCCGTCCTCGGTGCGGACGTACTGGAAGTGGGCGCAGCTGCCGCAGTAGGTGTCGGCCGGCGACCCCGTCGCGTCCGGCTCGCCGCTCGGGCCGCCCCTGTTCGTCGGACCACTCGGGGCGCCAGGACCGCCGGAGCCACCCGTCCCGCCGGTGTCCGTCGAACCGCTCGGACCGCTCGGGCCACGCGGACCGCCGGGCGACGACGCGCCGCCGACGCGGTCGACGCCCGTGTCGGTCGTGTCGTCGTCTCTCTCCCGGAGCCCGGTGATCCCCGCCGGCGTCGCGCCGCCGTCGCTGGCGCCGGCGCCGACCCCCCCGTCGTC belongs to Halobaculum sp. MBLA0143 and includes:
- a CDS encoding UbiA family prenyltransferase codes for the protein MTVARDAAGPAAALRAFASQVHPVFMLPPLAGSVFGAVLAAGTVPDLGGSFEPVAAAVHVAAMFFAVYTAHVKDGYVDFYRREEDDDHPLSEWGCRAGLVGAAVGFFAALAGVTLLGGPVAAALALPTWVVGYLHAPQLDTNPVTATGGYPVGIALCILGGYAVQTGGLAAAPVAFAGVFLAVLTGVKVIDDATDYEYDRSIDKRTVAVVLGRERSRRLAYGLMGLGLFAVVAFTVDGLFPPASPAGGLAFAVVAVLAADRDPKTATMLLVRGAYLLLAGLVVAVFFRPLAGVPLPDVTVLGPYTYLATEVVFGSAAFALLTRAGAVRRALTTVAALYPVAYLWDWYTLTVGVFAIPMRTGVELLGIPLEEHLFMLVVPAFVLGIHETIYGDGRPERATDDERERGPEPEPDASVTETLD